From Camelus dromedarius isolate mCamDro1 chromosome X, mCamDro1.pat, whole genome shotgun sequence, one genomic window encodes:
- the LDOC1 gene encoding protein LDOC1 translates to MVDELVLLLHALLMRHRALSIENSQLMEQLRLLVCERATLLRQVRPPSCPVPFPETFNGESSRLPEFIVQTASYMLVNENRFCNDAMKVAFLISLLTGEAEEWVVPYIEMDSPILGDYRAFLDEMKQCFGWDDDEEDDYEDEEDDY, encoded by the coding sequence ATGGTGGACgagctggtgctgctgctgcacGCTCTCCTGATGCGGCACCGAGCCTTGAGCATCGAGAACAGCCAGCTCATGGAACAGCTGCGGCTGCTGGTGTGCGAGAGGGCCACCCTACTGCGCCAGGTACGTCCGCCGAGCTGCCCGGTGCCCTTCCCCGAAACGTTTAACGGCGAGAGCTCCCGGCTCCCCGAGTTTATCGTGCAGACGGCTTCTTACATGCTCGTCAACGAGAACCGATTCTGCAACGACGCCATGAAGGTGGCATTCCTAATCAGCCTGCTCACCGGGGAAGCCGAGGAGTGGGTGGTGCCCTACATTGAGATGGATAGCCCCATCCTAGGTGACTACCGGGCATTCCTTGATGAGATGAAACAGTGTTTTGGCTGGGATGACGACGAAGAAGACGACTACGAAGATGAAGAAGACGATTACTAG